Proteins encoded within one genomic window of Microtus ochrogaster isolate Prairie Vole_2 linkage group LG4, MicOch1.0, whole genome shotgun sequence:
- the Znf446 gene encoding LOW QUALITY PROTEIN: zinc finger protein 446 (The sequence of the model RefSeq protein was modified relative to this genomic sequence to represent the inferred CDS: inserted 1 base in 1 codon; deleted 1 base in 1 codon) — protein sequence MHMRKEVIPQSGPQWVSPSVGVQRXERLPNQKRVPPELCGGTAGSRTETKRLARERPWKRAVVLAEAHGRRSPSGGGRACGAGSGLARPVPLVSSQRPFKTRMSSPLGPSHVSLRDPNTAIEEPEAARLRFRGFCYEEVEGPREALSRLREFCHQWLHPESCSKEQMIELLVLEQFLGVLPSEIQAWVRGQQPRSPEEAAALVEELQHDPGQLLSWITAHILKPKVPLTVQKTKESSESHHLSAATESSEAGPAGAAQDVGLDRATQINCGVKEEANADGQEIVSPSPLLPAQKPEGHLEHQEPASTAFHPGRIQKEWGLLDSSQKELYWGVMLEKYGTVVSQASLPLLEPDVQVESELRPAHATGPESLRRHLPEVGAIASPGLVQACTSSPSDETQSPCKDPSALSPSPLLEAPARPAPRKLYTCEQCGLSFDWKSVFVIHHRTHLGGSGLERPQKVHREPASGHSTGLRGYACVECGRSFSWKSQLVIHRKSHAGRRRHFCRDCGCSFDWKFQLIIHRKIHQPSSQEEGSGAPQVSQEPQEDPLSNARPPSMR from the exons ATGCACATGCGCAAGGAGGTTATCCCGCAGTCCGGTCCTCAGTGGGTGAGTCCTTCGGTTGGGGTGCAAA CAGAACGGTTGCCAAATCAAAAGAGGGTACCCCCGGAACTCTGCGGCGGCACCGCGGGCTCAAGGACAGAAACGAAACGTCTCGCGCGTGAGAGGCCTTGGAAACGCGCTGTCGTCCTTGCTGAGGCTCACGGGAGACGTAGTCCGAGCGGAGGGGGCCGTGCCTGTGGAGCAGGCTCAGGATTGGCCAGACCG GTCCCTCTTGTCAGCTCCCAAAGACCCTTCAAAACAAGAATGTCATCTCCTCTGGGTCCCTCACACGTATCCCTCAGGGACCCCAACACCGCCATCGAGGAGCCTGAGGCTGCACGACTCCGATTCCGGGGTTTCTGCTATGAGGAGGTAGAGGGGCCCCGAGAGGCGCTGTCCCGGCTTCGAGAGTTCTGTCACCAATGGCTGCACCCTGAGTCATGCTCTAAAGAGCAGATGATAGAGCTGCTGGTTTTGGAGCAGTTCCTTGGTGTGTTGCCCTCTGAGATCCAGGCCTGGGTGCGAGGGCAGCAGCCAAGAAGCCCTGAGGAGGCTGCAGCCCTGGTTGAGGAGCTGCAGCATGATCCTGGGCAGCTGCTGAGCTGG ATCACAGCCCACATCCTGAAGCCAAAGGTGCCTCTTACAGTCCAGAAGACAAAGGAGTCTTCAGAGAGCCACCACCTCTCAGCAGCAACAGAGTCCTCTGAGGCAGGCCCTGCAGGGGCAGCACAGGATGTGGGGTTAGACAGAGCTACCCAGATCAATTGCGGTGTGAAGGAGGAAGCCAATGCTGATGGACAGGAGATCG TATCCCCAAGCCCTCTCCTTCCAGCCCAGAAGCCTGAGGGACATCTTGAACACCAGGAACCAGCCTCCACAGCCTTCCATCCAGGAAGGATCCAG AAGGAGTGGGGCCTGTTGGACTCATCACAAAAAGAGCTGTACTGGggtgtgatgctggagaagtacgGCACAGTGGTGTCCCAGG CAAGCCTGCCACTGTTAGAGCCAGATGTGCAAGTTGAGTCTGAGCTGAGGCCAGCTCATGCCACAGGACCAGAGTCCCTCAGGAGACATCTCCCAGAAGTGGGAGCCATTGCAAGCCCAGGGCTTGTTCAAGCCTGCACATCCTCTCCAAGTGATGAGACCCAGAGCCCTTGCAAGGACCCTTCAGCCTTATCACCCTCACCACTGCTGGAAGCCCCTGCTAGGCCTGCACCTCGGAAGCTGTATACTTGTGAGCAGTGTGGCCTCAGCTTTGATTGGAAGTCTGTTTTCGTCATCCACCATCGCACACACCTGGGTGGGTCAGGCCTGGAAAGGCCACAAAAGGTGCACCGGGAGCCAGCCAGTGGGCACTCCACTGGCCTTCGGGGCTATGCATGCGTGGAGTGTGGGCGCAGCTTCAGCTGGAAGTCACAGCTGGTCATCCACCGCAAGAGTCATGCAGGccgg CGGCGCCACTTCTGCCGGGACTGTGGGTGCAGT TTTGACTGGAAGTTTCAGCTGATCATTCATAGGAAGATCCATCAGCCCTCCAGCCAAGAGGAGGGCTCTGGGGCACCCCAagtgagtcaggaaccccaagaAGATCCCTTGTCCAACGCCAGACCACCCAGCATGAGATGA